One Polynucleobacter sp. MWH-Spelu-300-X4 genomic window carries:
- the aroB gene encoding 3-dehydroquinate synthase, translating to MNTLQLDLGERSYPIHIGSNLIGQADLYKKHLKGNFSAVVTNETVAKLYADTVVKTLEGLGQKVRLIVLPDGEAYKTWETLQKIFDGLLESGADRKATLIALGGGVIGDMTGFAAACYMRGIRFIQVPTTLLSQVDSSVGGKTGINHPLGKNMVGAFYQPVAVIADLATLKTLPPKELAAGLAEVIKHGAIFDATFLSWIENNIQALNACDLAAMEHAVQRSCEIKSSVVAQDEREGGLRAILNFGHTFGHAIESGMGYGEWLHGEAVGCGMVLAADLSVRLGLLKAEDAKKLKDIIAQLNLPTQPPKFGVARYMELMAIDKKAEGGEIRYILLDGIGKSKIQAVDDELVAQTLIATGAA from the coding sequence ATGAATACACTTCAATTAGATTTAGGCGAGCGCAGTTACCCCATCCATATTGGATCTAATTTAATTGGTCAGGCTGATTTATATAAGAAACACCTGAAAGGTAATTTTTCTGCTGTTGTGACCAATGAGACAGTCGCGAAGTTATATGCTGACACGGTTGTGAAAACACTTGAAGGCCTTGGGCAAAAAGTTCGTTTGATTGTTTTGCCTGATGGTGAAGCGTATAAAACTTGGGAAACTCTACAAAAGATTTTCGATGGCCTGCTAGAAAGTGGCGCTGACCGAAAAGCCACGTTGATTGCTTTAGGTGGTGGTGTGATTGGTGATATGACTGGTTTTGCGGCCGCTTGTTATATGCGTGGCATCCGGTTTATTCAAGTACCAACAACTTTGTTGTCTCAAGTAGATTCATCAGTAGGTGGTAAGACAGGTATCAACCATCCGTTAGGAAAAAATATGGTGGGTGCTTTTTATCAGCCTGTTGCAGTGATTGCTGACCTAGCCACCTTAAAGACTTTGCCTCCTAAAGAATTGGCGGCCGGTTTAGCCGAAGTAATTAAACATGGCGCTATTTTTGATGCGACATTCTTATCTTGGATTGAAAATAACATCCAAGCTTTAAATGCATGCGATCTTGCGGCGATGGAGCATGCTGTACAAAGATCTTGTGAAATTAAATCAAGTGTTGTGGCACAAGATGAGCGTGAAGGTGGTTTGCGCGCCATCCTTAATTTTGGCCACACTTTTGGTCACGCTATTGAGTCTGGTATGGGTTATGGCGAATGGTTGCATGGTGAGGCTGTTGGATGCGGCATGGTTTTAGCAGCAGATCTTTCGGTTCGTTTAGGTTTATTAAAAGCAGAGGATGCTAAAAAGCTTAAGGACATCATCGCGCAGCTCAACTTGCCAACACAACCCCCTAAATTTGGCGTCGCTAGGTATATGGAATTAATGGCCATCGACAAAAAAGCCGAGGGTGGTGAAATCAGATACATTCTTTTAGATGGTATTGGAAAATCTAAAATTCAAGCGGTAGATGATGAGTTGGTTGCCCAAACATTAATAGCAACTGGTGCCGCTTAA
- a CDS encoding deoxyguanosinetriphosphate triphosphohydrolase: MNLASYAAKLEASLGRLHAEPVEPTQSGRSPFQRDRDRIIHSTAFRRLEYKTQVFLNHEGDHFRTRLTHSLEVAQIARAVARRLALNEDLVEAISLAHDLGHTPFGHAGQDALNECMKPYGGFEHNLQSLWVVDFLEERYAQWNGLNLSFETREGILKHCSKKNAEQLGALGERFLLGKQPSMEAQLANFADEIAYNNHDIDDGIRSGLLTIEQMEEVALWRTQKNQVSQLYPQLNGRRLVYEVVRRIIHVLVDDLVRETQKRLHQYQPKSMDDVRNMPALVGFSEEIRAQATEMKRFLFKNLYRHPQVTQVTQDAADMVRALFNHYHVTPNALPEGFRTEDSLERRIAHYIAGMTDRYAAKEFKKISQTN; encoded by the coding sequence ATGAATCTAGCCAGCTACGCAGCGAAACTTGAAGCATCATTAGGACGCCTCCATGCGGAGCCAGTAGAGCCAACTCAATCAGGACGTAGTCCATTTCAGCGCGATAGAGATCGCATCATTCATTCGACGGCGTTTCGTCGTTTGGAATATAAAACTCAGGTTTTCCTCAATCACGAAGGGGATCATTTTCGAACCCGCTTAACGCATAGTCTTGAAGTGGCTCAAATAGCTAGAGCGGTTGCTAGAAGGCTCGCTTTAAATGAAGATTTAGTCGAGGCGATTTCTTTAGCCCATGATTTGGGGCATACGCCTTTTGGGCATGCGGGCCAAGATGCATTAAATGAGTGTATGAAACCTTACGGTGGTTTTGAGCACAATCTACAAAGTCTTTGGGTAGTTGATTTCTTAGAAGAGCGCTATGCGCAGTGGAATGGTCTTAATCTTTCTTTTGAAACTCGGGAAGGCATCTTAAAGCACTGTTCTAAAAAGAATGCTGAACAATTGGGTGCGTTGGGAGAAAGATTTCTATTGGGTAAGCAACCAAGTATGGAGGCGCAGTTAGCTAATTTTGCCGATGAGATTGCTTATAACAATCATGATATTGATGATGGTATTCGTTCGGGGTTGTTAACCATTGAACAAATGGAAGAGGTTGCTCTTTGGCGTACTCAAAAAAATCAAGTTAGCCAGCTATATCCTCAATTGAATGGGCGCCGCTTGGTTTATGAAGTGGTTAGAAGGATTATTCATGTGTTGGTTGATGATCTTGTGAGGGAAACTCAGAAGAGGCTTCATCAATATCAACCCAAGAGCATGGATGATGTGAGAAATATGCCAGCTTTAGTAGGTTTCTCGGAAGAGATTCGTGCTCAAGCGACGGAGATGAAGCGTTTCTTATTTAAAAACTTATATCGTCATCCTCAAGTGACGCAGGTAACGCAGGATGCAGCAGATATGGTGAGAGCTTTGTTTAATCATTACCATGTAACGCCCAATGCTTTACCGGAAGGATTTCGGACGGAAGATTCTCTGGAGCGACGAATTGCCCATTACATTGCTGGTATGACCGATCGTTATGCGGCAAAAGAGTTTAAGAAAATTAGCCAAACTAATTAA
- a CDS encoding transposase — protein MARLPRLVLAGHPMHIMVCGNNRQQIFFDDAEKRSYLEWLRDAARENELLIHAYVLMPNHVHILVTPKNDLSVSRTMQSVGRRYAQLFNQNHQRTGTIWEGRFKSCLLEPESFFLLTQKFIESNPVRSGLVQKSEDWPWSSYRHHIGSETISWVSDHSLYWALGNTPFERQSAWQRFVIDSFNKEQIETVSSHLLKGWPLGNPSFLKQIAGKVARPVAKRRPGRPIKETVAI, from the coding sequence ATGGCTCGCCTACCGCGCTTAGTTCTAGCTGGACATCCGATGCACATCATGGTGTGCGGCAATAATCGTCAGCAAATTTTCTTTGATGATGCCGAAAAGCGTTCTTATCTTGAATGGTTAAGAGACGCTGCTCGTGAAAATGAATTATTGATACATGCTTATGTGTTGATGCCTAACCATGTTCATATCTTGGTTACCCCTAAAAATGACTTAAGTGTGTCTAGGACGATGCAATCAGTAGGTAGAAGATATGCCCAACTTTTTAACCAAAACCACCAAAGAACTGGGACTATTTGGGAGGGTAGATTTAAATCTTGCCTCTTAGAGCCAGAATCTTTTTTCTTGTTAACCCAAAAATTTATTGAATCAAATCCTGTTCGATCAGGCTTGGTTCAAAAATCGGAAGATTGGCCTTGGTCTAGTTATCGACATCATATTGGTTCTGAAACTATTTCTTGGGTATCTGATCACTCTTTATATTGGGCTTTGGGTAATACGCCTTTTGAGAGGCAGTCTGCTTGGCAACGATTTGTTATTGACTCATTCAATAAAGAGCAAATAGAGACAGTAAGTAGCCACTTACTAAAAGGATGGCCTCTTGGTAACCCTTCCTTTTTAAAACAAATAGCTGGAAAAGTGGCTCGTCCAGTAGCAAAAAGAAGACCTGGAAGACCTATAAAGGAAACGGTAGCCATTTAA